The Azospirillum brasilense genome window below encodes:
- the ruvB gene encoding Holliday junction branch migration DNA helicase RuvB: MTADQNGSDPDRLVQPGRGAGDSGEASIRPLSLAEFIGQRQARENLSIFIQAARARGEALDHVLLFGPPGLGKTTLAQIVSRELGVGFRATSGPVIARAGDLAALLTNLQPHDVLFIDEIHRLNPAVEEVLYPAMEDFQLDLIIGEGPSARSIRIDLPPFTLVGATTRSGLITRPLRERFGIPVRLQFYEPDELELIVRRAAAVFNMLITPEGAREIANRSRGTPRVSGRLLRRVRDFASVAGVPEVDARIADAALTRLEVDRLGLDSMDRRYLGIIANNYNGGPVGVDTLGAALGEQRDVLEEVVEPYLIQQGFLQRTPRGRMLTDQGFRYLGLNPPSAPTRQFDLLDRLSEANPDPEDGDV; encoded by the coding sequence ATGACCGCCGACCAGAACGGCTCCGATCCTGACCGGCTGGTGCAGCCGGGGCGGGGCGCCGGCGATTCCGGCGAAGCCTCGATCCGTCCGCTCTCGCTCGCCGAGTTCATCGGCCAGCGGCAGGCGCGCGAGAACCTGTCCATCTTCATCCAGGCCGCGCGTGCGCGCGGCGAGGCGCTGGACCATGTGCTGCTGTTCGGCCCGCCGGGCCTGGGCAAGACGACGCTGGCCCAGATCGTCTCGCGTGAGCTGGGGGTGGGCTTCCGCGCGACCTCCGGCCCGGTCATCGCGCGGGCCGGCGACCTCGCCGCGCTGCTGACCAACCTGCAGCCGCACGACGTCCTCTTCATCGACGAGATTCATCGCCTTAATCCCGCCGTGGAAGAGGTGCTCTATCCCGCCATGGAGGATTTCCAGCTCGACCTCATCATCGGCGAAGGCCCGTCGGCGCGGTCCATCCGGATCGACCTGCCGCCCTTCACGCTGGTCGGCGCCACCACCCGGTCCGGCCTGATCACGCGCCCCCTGCGCGAGCGGTTCGGCATTCCGGTGCGGCTGCAGTTCTACGAGCCGGACGAGCTGGAGCTGATTGTCCGCCGCGCCGCGGCCGTGTTCAACATGCTCATCACGCCGGAGGGGGCGCGGGAGATCGCCAACCGGTCACGCGGAACGCCGCGCGTGTCGGGGCGCCTGCTGCGTCGGGTGCGTGACTTCGCCTCGGTGGCCGGCGTGCCGGAGGTGGACGCGCGCATCGCCGACGCCGCCCTGACCCGGCTGGAGGTCGACCGGCTCGGCCTCGACAGCATGGACCGGCGCTATCTCGGCATCATCGCCAACAACTACAACGGCGGCCCGGTGGGCGTGGACACGCTGGGCGCCGCACTCGGCGAGCAGCGCGACGTGCTGGAGGAGGTGGTGGAACCCTACCTGATCCAGCAGGGCTTCCTGCAGCGGACCCCGCGCGGACGCATGCTGACCGACCAGGGCTTCCGCTATCTCGGCCTCAACCCGCCGTCGGCGCCGACCCGCCAGTTCGACCTGCTGGACCGGCTGTCGGAGGCGAACCCGGACCCGGAGGACGGCGATGTCTGA
- the ybgC gene encoding tol-pal system-associated acyl-CoA thioesterase, translated as MSDGTGTANLSGWFDENAQHRLRLRVYYEDTDAGGLVYHANYLRFFERARTEMLRLTGFTNAGLAESDGVSFAVRRAEIDFVAPAKLEDTLEVVTRITDTGGASFAVAQLARRDGRDLARAEIQLAMINLAGNRAGRPARLPAPVREALIDLYIRQKRD; from the coding sequence ATGTCTGACGGTACCGGGACGGCAAATCTCTCGGGCTGGTTTGACGAGAACGCGCAGCACAGGCTGCGCTTGCGGGTCTACTACGAGGACACGGACGCCGGGGGGCTGGTCTATCACGCCAACTACCTGCGCTTCTTCGAGCGGGCGCGCACCGAGATGCTGCGGCTGACCGGATTCACCAACGCCGGGCTGGCCGAAAGCGACGGTGTGTCATTTGCGGTACGACGGGCGGAGATCGATTTTGTCGCTCCCGCAAAGCTCGAGGATACGCTTGAAGTGGTGACGCGAATCACCGATACCGGCGGTGCCTCCTTCGCAGTTGCACAACTTGCCCGCCGCGACGGCCGTGACCTCGCGCGGGCGGAGATTCAGCTGGCGATGATCAATTTGGCCGGTAACCGGGCCGGACGTCCCGCGCGCCTTCCGGCGCCGGTCCGCGAGGCGCTCATCGATTTGTACATAAGGCAGAAGCGAGACTGA
- a CDS encoding YebC/PmpR family DNA-binding transcriptional regulator — MAGHSQFKNIMHRKGAQDAKRSKIFNKLAREITVAAKGGLPDPAANPRLRAAITAARVQNMPRDRIDRAIKQGTPGGGDDANYDEVRYEGYGPGGVALIVEALTDNRNRTASEVRSAFTKYGGSLGETNSVSFMFSRVGAIYYPAAAAAADAVFEVALEAGAEDVASDENGHEVTTTVENFAIVRDALEAKFGGAESARLTWKPLNTVAPSEDAAASLMKLLDVLEDNDDVQTVEGNFDISDELMQKLTA, encoded by the coding sequence ATGGCCGGTCATAGCCAATTCAAGAACATCATGCACCGCAAAGGCGCGCAGGACGCCAAGCGGTCGAAGATCTTCAACAAGCTCGCCCGCGAGATCACCGTGGCGGCCAAGGGCGGTCTGCCGGACCCGGCGGCCAACCCGCGCCTGCGCGCCGCGATCACCGCGGCCCGCGTGCAGAACATGCCGCGCGACCGCATCGACCGCGCGATCAAGCAGGGCACGCCCGGCGGTGGCGACGACGCGAACTACGACGAGGTGCGGTACGAGGGCTACGGCCCCGGCGGCGTCGCGCTGATCGTCGAGGCGCTGACCGACAACCGCAACCGCACCGCCTCGGAAGTGCGCTCGGCCTTCACCAAGTACGGCGGCTCGCTGGGCGAGACGAACTCGGTCAGCTTCATGTTCAGCCGCGTCGGCGCGATCTATTACCCGGCCGCCGCCGCGGCCGCGGACGCCGTGTTCGAGGTGGCTCTGGAAGCCGGCGCCGAGGACGTGGCGTCCGACGAGAACGGTCACGAGGTCACCACCACGGTGGAGAATTTCGCGATCGTGCGCGACGCGCTGGAGGCCAAGTTCGGCGGTGCGGAGAGCGCGCGCCTGACCTGGAAGCCGCTGAACACCGTCGCCCCGTCCGAGGACGCCGCCGCCAGCCTGATGAAGCTGCTGGACGTGCTGGAGGACAACGACGACGTCCAGACCGTCGAAGGCAACTTCGACATCTCCGACGAGCTGATGCAGAAGCTGACGGCCTGA
- a CDS encoding endonuclease domain-containing protein yields MWRRGDGVSLSPPGRGWPEGPGEGDARGGASGTRATPSPQPSPQRGEGALLPVAKDKPAPLHTNRAVQMRRDSTEVEKIVWQRLRNAQMGAKFRRQEPIVGFIVDFVAHDHRLVIELDGGQHAEQAPYDERRTRMLEQAGFRVLRFWNNDVNDNLEGVLETIRTALSATTVLRRDPLQRLRDKENFP; encoded by the coding sequence ATGTGGCGGCGGGGCGATGGCGTTTCCCTCTCCCCTCCGGGGAGAGGGTGGCCCGAAGGGCCGGGTGAGGGGGATGCGCGGGGCGGTGCGTCCGGCACGCGCGCAACCCCCTCACCCCAACCCTCTCCCCAGAGGGGAGAGGGAGCATTGTTGCCGGTTGCGAAGGACAAGCCGGCGCCTTTGCACACCAACCGTGCCGTTCAGATGCGGCGCGATTCCACGGAAGTGGAAAAGATCGTATGGCAACGTTTGCGGAACGCGCAGATGGGGGCCAAATTCCGTCGGCAGGAACCCATTGTCGGCTTCATCGTGGATTTCGTCGCGCACGACCATCGGCTGGTGATCGAACTGGATGGTGGGCAGCACGCCGAGCAGGCGCCGTATGACGAGCGCCGGACGCGCATGCTGGAACAGGCCGGTTTCCGCGTGCTGCGCTTCTGGAACAACGACGTGAACGACAATCTGGAAGGCGTTCTCGAAACCATCCGCACGGCGCTTTCCGCGACCACCGTGTTGCGCCGTGATCCCCTCCAGCGTTTGAGGGACAAGGAGAATTTCCCATGA
- the ruvA gene encoding Holliday junction branch migration protein RuvA: MIAKLTGVVDSVGTDWVVVDVNGVGYQVACSNRTLSRMAVGERRALVVETFIRDDRITLYGFADSGERDWFRLLTTIQGVGSRLALSILGVLDPDQLTRAIAAQDKTALTRADGVGPKVAARIVNELKDKVGNLTLGASASAAPAAGGKAAPAGGPDNMVMADAVSALVNLGYGRSEAFGAVVAAGRKLGDGAGVSELIRHGLKELSQ, encoded by the coding sequence ATGATCGCCAAGCTCACCGGTGTCGTGGATTCGGTCGGGACCGACTGGGTGGTGGTGGACGTCAACGGGGTCGGCTATCAGGTCGCCTGCTCCAACCGCACGCTGTCGCGCATGGCGGTGGGGGAGCGGCGGGCGCTGGTCGTCGAGACCTTCATCCGCGACGACCGGATCACCCTCTACGGCTTCGCCGATTCCGGCGAGCGCGACTGGTTCCGGCTGCTCACCACCATCCAGGGCGTCGGCTCGCGCCTTGCACTGTCGATCCTCGGCGTGCTCGACCCCGACCAGCTCACCCGCGCCATCGCGGCGCAGGACAAGACGGCGCTCACGCGCGCCGACGGCGTGGGGCCGAAGGTGGCCGCGCGCATCGTCAACGAGTTGAAGGACAAGGTGGGCAACCTTACCCTCGGCGCCTCGGCCTCCGCCGCTCCGGCGGCGGGCGGCAAGGCGGCGCCGGCGGGCGGCCCCGACAACATGGTCATGGCGGACGCCGTCTCGGCCCTCGTCAACCTCGGCTACGGGCGGTCGGAGGCGTTCGGCGCCGTCGTGGCCGCCGGGCGCAAGCTGGGCGACGGAGCCGGCGTGTCGGAGCTGATCCGCCATGGCCTTAAGGAACTCAGCCAATGA